AGACCACCTCAACATGAGATGACCAGTTTCACTTTAGACCTGCACTAGTTCATTATAGACGGCTTCGTCCAACACAACATCGATTTCACCGATGTATTCTACTGGAGCTTCCTTGATGAAAGTGTGTTTAAATACATACAACCCATCGGTCTCATCTGGTGTGTCGATACCACCCATGTCATACCTTGCAACACCTGCATCCAGCGCCCATTGAATCATGGCCGTTTGGACCGCATATGGTGCATAAAAGATATTACCATCTTCCGAACCGGCATACATATACCAGATTTTGTCACCATACTTAAAGCCAATCCCAGTTGACAATACTTGCTGATCTTTCTTGGCAATAAATACTCGTAAAATGTCTCCATCTGTGCCGAAAGCGTCTAGCATACGTTCAAAATAGGTCATCGGCCGATATGAGATGCCGTGGCGATCAGCCATATCAGCATACGTCTTAAAGAAAACTGCGATCGCTTCCTGGTCAGCAGCCCAATCTACTTCAACACCATCCCGCAACGGACGCTTTAATTTCGATTTAGTTTTTGAAGGATACAAATCAAAGGTTTCTTTTGCATCGGGCTTAGCTGTCAAATCTAATACCATGTTCAAACGTGGTTGAATTGTTGCATGCATCCCCCCCGCCAGATTGCGATTACGAGTGACATAACCGCGCGCTTGTAATTCAGTATCTAATGCATCAGAATAAGCAATTTCCGGGTCCATCCGCAACAAATAAACATTGTCATCTGCCAATGCGGTTTTGGCCTCAGCAACTAGTGCATCAAACAAATTCAAATCATGCATATCCATCACCGGACCTTTCGATGCATACGCAAACTTTTTACCACTAGCCGTCTCGGTTAGTAACATGGAGAGGGTGGCCTGAATATTTCCCTGATCATCTTCAAGATAAACATACTTGGGCACCCAATTATTCTTCACCATTGCCCAACCGAGATCTTGTGTGACTTGCCCAAATTTCGAAGAACGGACAAACGTTTGATAACGCGCAACTGTCTGTTCATCATGTAAATCTAAAACTGGCATAATTATCGTATCTTCCTCATATTCATAATCCTAATCCGTAGAAAATAATAGCATTTTTATCACATAAAAAAAACGTTCTGCCATTAGTCAGAACGTTTCCTTAAATTATTAGCAGCCCCTCATTATGCAACTATTCTGGATTTTGTTCGGCTAATTTCCATTGCAAGTATGCATTGATAAAGCCATCTAAATCGCCATCCATAACTGCTTGTGGGTTACCAGATTCAAAGTTAGTCCGGTGATCCTTGACCATTCGGTAGGGATGGAACACGTACGACCGAATTTGGGAACCCCAGCCATTTTCCAGTTGATCACCAGAAATCTTGGCGCGCTCAGCTTCCTTCTTGTCCATTTCCAACTGATACAGCTTGGCTTTCAACATTCCGTAGGCCGTATCCTTATTTTGGAATTGTGAACGTTGCTGTTGCGATGCGACAACGATACCCGTAGGAAGATGTGTCAATCGAACGGCCGAAGAGGTCTTATTGATATGCTGCCCACCGGCTCCTGAGGCGCGATAAACGTCCATTTTAACATCGGCTGGGTTGATATCAACCTCAACTGAATCATCCAATTCAGGCATCACATCGATTGAAACAAAGGAGGTATGGCGCCGGCCAGCTGAATCGAATGGTGAAATACGGACAAACCGATGTACCCCACGCTCTGAGCGCAAGTAACCATAAACATTGTGACCGCTAATCCTCAATGTTGCTGAATCCAAACCCGCAACATCCCCTGGGTGGTAATCCATTAGCTCAACCTTAAAGCCATGTTGTTCCGCCCAACGAGTGTACATTCGACGTAAGTTTTCACCCCAGTCAGCCGACTCGGTACCACCAGAACCCGGGTGGATTTCTAAGATCGCGTTGTTTTTGTCGTATGGTTCGTTAAGAAGTTGCGCCAAGCGATAACTTTCCAGGTCTTTTTCTAATTTATCTAAATCAGACTCAAGTTCCAGCATCATCTCTGCGTCTTCCATTTCAGCAAGTAATTCGATGGCCGTTTCCACTGACTCGACGCCATTCGTCAAGTTCAGATAGTCATCGCGCCGATTTTTGAGATCATTATTCGCATCAATAACTTTTTGCGCCGCCACATGGTCATCCCAAAAATTAGGATGTGCCATTTCATCTTCATTGGCCGCGATTTGATCCGTGAGTGCGTCCAAATCCAAGGATTCACCTAGATGTTCAACTTCTTCTTTTGCTTCGCCCAGACGACGACGTGCTTCTGCTAATTCCATTTGCCGACCTTTCTATTAATCATCTACATAGAAAAAGAAAGCCGAAAAATCGACTTTCTCCAATTTTAAGTGGTTAGTTACGCAGGTTTTGACGAATTTCTGACTTCATGAACAAACGGGTGGCATCATATTCGATCCCCGCAATCATTTCGTCAAACATCCGGAACCCTTCATTTTGATATTCAATCAAGGGATTTAATTGACCATAGCCACGTAGTTGAATCGCATCACGCAATTGGTTCATCGCTTCCATATGATCCGTCCAATGTGAATCAACCACCCGTAAGATCACAACCCGGGTGAATTGCAAAAGTTGTTGCTTATCAGTTAAAGCAGCCACTTTTTCGTCATAAACAGCCTTCGCACGATCATGTAGGTATGCCTTGATTTGATCAATTGACTTGCCTTGCAGATTTTCACGTGAGATGGATGTTTCCGGAACAATCGTGGCGCCCGCAAAATCGACAACCGCCTTTAAATCCCATTCCTTCTCACTACCATTGACATGGGCATCAACCACCCGGTCAATCGTTCGGTAAACCATTGGCAAGATCACATCTTCTAAGGAATCCTCAGCATCAATGACGGTGTTCCGATCACGATAAAAGACTTCACGTTGTTGCGACATCACATCATCATATTGCAACACATTCTTACGAGAATCGTAGTTATTTCCTTCAACCCGCTTTTGGGCTGACTCAACTGAACGAGTGATGAGACGATTCTTGATAACCGCATCCTCTTCTGCTAGATTCATGCGTTCCATGAGCAACTTAATCCGCTCACCACCGAAACGAATCATCAAATCATCTTCAAGTGACAGGAAGAATTGTGAAAATCCTTTATCACCTTGACGACCAGCACGACCTCGTAATTGATTATCGATACGCCGTGATTCATGACGTTCAGTACCGATAACGGCCAGGCCACCTAGTTCTGCAACACCCGGTCCCAGTTTGATGTCCGTGCCTCGACCAGCCATGTTCGTGGCGATTGTCACAGCACCGCGTTGACCAGCGTTAGCAATAATTTCAGCTTCCCGGGCGTGGTTTTTAGCATTCAACACATTATGTGGAATCCCAACACGATCTAATAATTGCGCTAACAATTCTGACGTCTCAACCGCGACCGTACCAATCAAAATGGGTTGCCCCTTGGCATTTAAGTCTTGTACCATTTCAACGACAGCGCGGAATTTTGAGCGCAACGTTGGGTATAACAAATCTGGTGCGTCAAACCGCTGAACAGGCCGGTTCGTTGGTAATGTGATGATTTCCATATTATAGATTTCACGGAATTCTTCCGCTTCAGTCTTGGCAGTACCTGTCATGCCGGATAACTTGCGATAGCGCCGGAATAGGTTTTGATACGTAATTGAGGCCATCGCCCGATTATCTTCTTGGATTTGGACTTGCTCTTTGGCTTCCAAAGCTTGGTGCAGACCGTCAGAGAAACGACGACCTTCTTGAATACGTCCTGAGAACGCATCCACTAAGACAACTTCACCATCCCGAACAACGTAATCTTTATTGTTATGCATGGTGTAATTAGCACGCAAAGCATGATCAATATGATGTGTCAAAGCGGTGTTTTGCGACCCATATAGGTTTGCCAAATTGAAATACTTTTCAGCCTTGGCAATCCCTTCATCGGTCATCATGACCGTCTTTGATTCTTCATCAACGTTAAAGTCCGTTTCAGCAACCAATGATTTTGCAAAACGATCAGCCCGAATATAGAGTTGCGTACTCTCTTGCGCCGGTGCGCCAGAAATAATCAACGGCGTACGCGCCTCGTCAATCAAAATTGAGTCGGTTTCGTCCACCAAAGCATAGTTTAGGGGACGTTGAACACGGTCTTCCTTACGGGCAACCATGTTATCACGTAAGTAATCAAAGCCAATTTCAGAGTTGGTTGAGTAGGTGATATCTGCCAAATAGGCTTCACGCTTCTCTTCAGGTGATTTCTCAGAGGTGTTAATACCAACTGTCAATCCAAGCCAGTTGTATAACTCACCCATTTCAGTTCCGTCACGCTGGGTCAAATATTCATTGACCGTCACAACGTGGACGCCTTCAGCAGGCAAAGCATTTAAGTAAACGGCCATTGTAGCCGTTAACGTCTTACCTTCACCAGTCTTCATTTCGGCGATATTACCACCGTGTAACACGGCTGAACCCATAATTTGCACGTGGAATGGGTATAACCCTAAGACACGCTTGGCTGCTTCACGCACGACCGCAAAAGCTTCTGGTAAAATGTCATCCAACGTCTTACCTTGGGCCAACAGTTCACGGAAGTAGGGGGTTTTAGCTTGCAATTCTGTATCTGACAGAGCCGCCATGTCATCCGCGTATGTTTCTACTTTGTTTGCTAGTTGATTCAGCTGACGTAGTGTACCACGATCACTTTCAATTATTTTCCGTAATGGATTATTAGCCATATTATTTTTTCAATCCTCTTAACCATCAAGTCATGCACCGACAATTCGGCCATGCTACCTCATACCAGTTTAACATAAAATTACCCGACTAAGATAGCATTTCAGATAGTTGATTAGTGCGATTCCCATTAATCCAAACCCATTAATTTAGGATTATTTCAAACGCGCTGGGCGCCGATTTGCGCGAATTAATTTTCTCAGGACCGTCGAATCCTACTTGCTTATGGCGACACGACGCTGATTTCACAAATGTTGTTGACCAACGTCTTGTTCACTAACCTACTAATGCCAATTGAAGTAATGAATTTGTTATAATTTTTGCGTATAATAGGCCCTAGAATATCCATCTTAGGAGCGCTTATGACAGCTGAATTAAACTCAGAAATATTGCACGAAGTTTTTCAAAAACGTGCTGTGAATACCCATAAAGGCGACTATGGTCGCGTATTACTCATTGGTGGTAACAAATATCTTGGTGGTGCCATCTTAATGGCTGCATCCGCCTCGGTTGATTCCGGGGCCGGTCTCACAACTGTTGCCACTGACGCGACAAATATTGGCCCCTTACACGCCCGCACACCTGAAGCGATGGCCATCGATTGGGCTGACACGGTGGCGCTTGCGGAGCAACTTGAAAAAAGTGACGTGATTCTAGTTGGCCCAGGCATGGGAACCGACGAATTCGCCGTCCAGTTACTCAAGACTGTCCTGTTTGGTGTCACTGCTAAACAGATTTTAGTAGTTGATGGCTCAGCGATTACGATGATGGCTGAACATAATCTCTCATTCCCGCTCAATACATTTACGATTGCCACCCCACACCAAGGTGAATGGGAGCGACTTTCAAATGTGATGATTAAATATCAAGAAGATATTCCGGAAATGACCGAATTACAACGACAAAATCTCAATATCGACGTTTTGGTGCTCAAGAAATATCACACGCAAGTCATTAGTAATGATCGGCACGTTGAGTTACGCATCGGTGGTCCCTTCCAGGCCACAGGCGGCATGGGGGATACACTAGCGGGGATGATAGCTGGCTTCGTTGGCCAGTTTCCAGAGCCACGGCGCGCGACCGAAGCGGCCGTTTATGCGCATAGTGCCATTGCTGAACAACTAGCTGGTCACAATTGGGTGGTTAAGCCCTCATTTGTCTCTTCCTTCATTCCAAATTTCATCGCCTCAATTCAGACGAACTTATAGTATTTAATGACGCATAATTAATTTTAACGGCAAAAAAGGGCCTTCAACCGAAGGCCCTTTTTATGTTAAAAAAATTCAGGTTCAACATGTGCCAGCTGAGCTGCCCAATCGACTTCAGGATATTTGCGTGTCAAGATAACCTGTAACACGCGTAACGCCAAGTTACCATTACGAGTGAAGATTGGGCCATGGAAATAGGTACCATAGACATTTTTGTAAATTAGCCCTTCACTCCCATCTTCACCGTTATTACCGTTTCCTTGCAAAATATCGCCTAAAGGACGTTCATCTGCACCTAGGAAAGTACGTCCTTGATGATTTTCAAACCCGCGATATTCTTGACCGGTTTCCTTATTCTTAACCAAGACGTTCCCGATAAACCGGCTATTTTGCTGATTCAACGTGTAATGATCCATCGCTGCAATACCTTCAATGCGGGTACCATCAGCTAATAAAAAGTATTGGCCGAGTAATTGGAAGCCCCCGCAAACGCCTAACAAAGGCCCGTCATTTTCAATATACCGTTTGATCGCCACAGCCTTATTTGGTAAATCACGTGCAACCACTTCTTCTTCATAATCTTGGCCACCACCAAAGAGCACAAAATCGTATTGGGTCTCATCGAAAGCATCCCCCAACGACACTGATGACACTTCGACGTCCACGCCAATTTGTTGCGCATAGTATCGCAAGGCAACAATATTGCCGTAATCACCATAGGTATTCATCAAATCAGCGTACAAATGTGCAGCATGAATAACATATTCTGCCATAACTACTCTCCCATTCCACCCTTAATAAAGCCTTGCGCTGCTAATTCTTCACGCAATTGCAACATCGCTGTATAAGTTGCGGCGATATAGACCCGCTTGGTGGGTAGCTCGTCAATTGCTTTGATAACGTCTTTAATCTCAGGATAAGTTGGATGATCACCAAATCCCGCCATCTTCAGTCGCACGTACAGATCTTTATACCGTTCGCCACCGGTTGCTACCGCTTGGACACCCATTGTTTTCAAGGATTCAAAATCAGCATCCCAAATCCAGCTTGTATCAATACCATCTGCGTAATTAGCATTCAGCAACGCAATCAACGAGAATGGCTCTGAGTCCGTCTTCATCATATCTAAGACTTGGTTGGCACCAACTGGATTTTTAATCAAGACAATGGTGACTTCCTTGTCGTGCACTTGTAAAGCTTCTTGGCGACCAAAAATTTGGGCGTTTGACTCAAAGGCATGTTTAATTTGATCCGTATTCACACCAAGCCAGCGACCTACTGCATAAGCAGCCAGCGCATTATAAACATTGTAAAGACCACCCACTTCAATTTGCATGGGTGTGCCATCAATATCAACATTCGAGTGACGTGGCGTCAGCTCATTGATTTTGGTGACCGCATAGTCCAAAGCGGGGCGTTTGAATTCAGTTGAGTGCGAGAAATAATATCCTTGGTTAGCATATGTGCGGAAGTGATACGACAAAACAGTATCATCATCTGGTGATAATACCCCATCAGTGTTATGCGGCGCACGTTCATCGCCTACAGCTGGCAAATGATTAAACCCATAATAGATCTTAGGGTTTGGCAAATTACCCCGCATAAAAATTGGTGAATCAGCGTTAGCAATCACCATTGCCTCTGGAAATAATCGAATACCCTTTAAGATTTTCTCGTACGTTGTATAGATTTCACCATAGCGATCCATCTGATCACGGAAGATGTTAGTCAATACAAACGCCTTGGGCTTTAATTGTCGCGCCACCTCTTCAATATTGGCCTCATCAACCTCAAGAATTGCCAAGGGCTTTTGCCGTGCGTCACGTACCTTAGCTGTTAGCATGGTACCTGCGATTCCTTGCATCATATTTGAACCAGATGGGTTCGTGATAACATCAGAATACTTTTCACGCAAGACGCGTGTAGTCAAAGCTGTTGTCAACGTCTTACCGTTGGTTCCTGTGATTAAAACAACGTCATATTCGTCTGCCACCGACGTTAGAATCGTTGGATCAATCTTCGTGGCTAACTTACCAGGTAAAGATGTACCACCTCGATGTAGCACGTCATGTAATCCCCAATACGTCGCTTTACCAACAGTTTTCGCTACCGTACTCTTAAAGCTCATCCTGTCCTCCTTCATAAACTACCGTGCACTGTCGGTAATTTCAATTAACTGTTTTCTATTCTACCATTGTTCCATAAAATAAAACTACTTAACCGTCACGAGGCTAAGTAGTTCTCAACTTATAAAATAGATTAACGCGATAGGAATCCTGGCGTGGATGAAATCATGGTTAATTGACCATCGAATGCCCATTCTTCGACATTTGCCGGCAGGATCAAGCTTTGTCCTTTTTGCACATCATAATCGTGACCATCGACTGTCAAGACGCCACTACCATCGACCACCGTGACCTGAGTATATGGGGCTTGTTTGGTAAAGTAGGCTGGTCCCGTCACTGTGACACGGTAAACATTGAAGTAGGGTGCCTCAACCAATGTCGTCTTTTCAGAGTTACCAAAATTAATGGTGCTTGGCTCCGGCTGTTCGGGTTCAAAGGGCACCCTGGTGACCGCCTTAGCATCTGCCAAATGTAATGCGCGCTTTTGACCTGTTTCATGATCCACCCGATCAAAATCGTAGACCCGATAGGTTAAATCTGAGGATTGTTGCGTTTCCAACGCTAGCACCCCTGCCCCCAACGCATGCAACGTTCCAGCTGGTACATAAAAGAAAGCGCCAGGCTTTACTGGCACCGTGCGCAATAATTCGCCCCAGGCTTGTTGATCAATCATTTCATCAAAAGCCGCATGGGTCATCGCGTTATGGCCAAAATAAATTTTAGCATCCGGTTTTGCATCTAAGATGTACCACGATTCGGTTTTACCCAGCTCGCCAGGTTGGTGGGCATTGGCATAGGTGTCGTCCGGATGTACCTGCACTGACAAATCTTGATGGGCATCTAGAATTTTAACCAACAATGGATACTGGCGGGTGGTGTCATGATTTTCAAATAACTGTGGCTGCGTGGTCCACACCTCGGCCAGCGTTTGTCCGGCAAACTGACCACCAACAACCGCCGTCACGCCATGAGGATGACCCGATACCACCCAAGCCTCCCCAGTAGTTTCTGATGGAATATCGTATCCAAAGTCCTCGCGTAATGCGACTCCACCCCACATCTTCTCATGCAAGACTGGCGTTAAAAATAACGGCTCTGACATCAAACTACCCCCTAGGTCTAAATCAACATATCAATTTTTCATACCCTTCTATTATAACAAAGAAACCGCTTACAATCTGTATTTTAAAAAATTATCTCGTCGCAACAAAAAAGCGTGTACATGTTGTGTACACACTCGCTTGCATTTATTATAAAACATCTATCGCGACGTACGTGCTGGTCAACCAACCAGCATGCGCGACATGATACCATCGAATGCCACTAGGATCAGTCACAACCTCTTTAATCTGCACCTTGGCACCGTGCGCCAGGGTACCAACTTCATGACCATATGGTTGTGAATAAATCGTCACCGATTCGCCAGCTACAAAATCAATCGTCGCCGCCGCATCAAAAGGCATCGGTGTCCAGTCGAATGCCTTCACTTCAGGAACATCAATCGCTGGTTGACTTGACCCGTCTATGACTATCATCTTCTTACGATCATACAAGACCCATCGGCCGTCAACTAGCTCATGCCAAAACAAACCTTTATTGGTCACCATGCGCGAAATGATTTGCCATTCACTGGCTGCTTTTAAGCCTTCAACTTCTGGTATCGTGCTAAGGTCCGGTTGCTTATATGTGTCCGCATCAGCCTTTAATTTGAGCCATTTATCTGTCAATTCTTCAACTTGGGCAACACTAGCATCCCGATAATAGAAAGTTACTGTGTGTAAATTTTCATCAAACGTGCCCTCAAGATCACCATCGATATCGGCCACAATATAGCCTTCGATAGTCGCTGGTTGCACTTTAAAAGATGCTCCTAGTACCCCATTAA
This is a stretch of genomic DNA from Weissella soli. It encodes these proteins:
- the femX gene encoding UDP-N-acetylmuramoylpentapeptide-lysine N(6)-alanyltransferase; protein product: MPVLDLHDEQTVARYQTFVRSSKFGQVTQDLGWAMVKNNWVPKYVYLEDDQGNIQATLSMLLTETASGKKFAYASKGPVMDMHDLNLFDALVAEAKTALADDNVYLLRMDPEIAYSDALDTELQARGYVTRNRNLAGGMHATIQPRLNMVLDLTAKPDAKETFDLYPSKTKSKLKRPLRDGVEVDWAADQEAIAVFFKTYADMADRHGISYRPMTYFERMLDAFGTDGDILRVFIAKKDQQVLSTGIGFKYGDKIWYMYAGSEDGNIFYAPYAVQTAMIQWALDAGVARYDMGGIDTPDETDGLYVFKHTFIKEAPVEYIGEIDVVLDEAVYNELVQV
- a CDS encoding MucBP domain-containing protein, producing MADFELQGMPIFVYMKEKDTNKTLQPVKLINGVLGASFKVQPATIEGYIVADIDGDLEGTFDENLHTVTFYYRDASVAQVEELTDKWLKLKADADTYKQPDLSTIPEVEGLKAASEWQIISRMVTNKGLFWHELVDGRWVLYDRKKMIVIDGSSQPAIDVPEVKAFDWTPMPFDAAATIDFVAGESVTIYSQPYGHEVGTLAHGAKVQIKEVVTDPSGIRWYHVAHAGWLTSTYVAIDVL
- the secA gene encoding preprotein translocase subunit SecA, whose translation is MANNPLRKIIESDRGTLRQLNQLANKVETYADDMAALSDTELQAKTPYFRELLAQGKTLDDILPEAFAVVREAAKRVLGLYPFHVQIMGSAVLHGGNIAEMKTGEGKTLTATMAVYLNALPAEGVHVVTVNEYLTQRDGTEMGELYNWLGLTVGINTSEKSPEEKREAYLADITYSTNSEIGFDYLRDNMVARKEDRVQRPLNYALVDETDSILIDEARTPLIISGAPAQESTQLYIRADRFAKSLVAETDFNVDEESKTVMMTDEGIAKAEKYFNLANLYGSQNTALTHHIDHALRANYTMHNNKDYVVRDGEVVLVDAFSGRIQEGRRFSDGLHQALEAKEQVQIQEDNRAMASITYQNLFRRYRKLSGMTGTAKTEAEEFREIYNMEIITLPTNRPVQRFDAPDLLYPTLRSKFRAVVEMVQDLNAKGQPILIGTVAVETSELLAQLLDRVGIPHNVLNAKNHAREAEIIANAGQRGAVTIATNMAGRGTDIKLGPGVAELGGLAVIGTERHESRRIDNQLRGRAGRQGDKGFSQFFLSLEDDLMIRFGGERIKLLMERMNLAEEDAVIKNRLITRSVESAQKRVEGNNYDSRKNVLQYDDVMSQQREVFYRDRNTVIDAEDSLEDVILPMVYRTIDRVVDAHVNGSEKEWDLKAVVDFAGATIVPETSISRENLQGKSIDQIKAYLHDRAKAVYDEKVAALTDKQQLLQFTRVVILRVVDSHWTDHMEAMNQLRDAIQLRGYGQLNPLIEYQNEGFRMFDEMIAGIEYDATRLFMKSEIRQNLRN
- a CDS encoding type 1 glutamine amidotransferase, with the translated sequence MAEYVIHAAHLYADLMNTYGDYGNIVALRYYAQQIGVDVEVSSVSLGDAFDETQYDFVLFGGGQDYEEEVVARDLPNKAVAIKRYIENDGPLLGVCGGFQLLGQYFLLADGTRIEGIAAMDHYTLNQQNSRFIGNVLVKNKETGQEYRGFENHQGRTFLGADERPLGDILQGNGNNGEDGSEGLIYKNVYGTYFHGPIFTRNGNLALRVLQVILTRKYPEVDWAAQLAHVEPEFF
- a CDS encoding Mur ligase family protein encodes the protein MSFKSTVAKTVGKATYWGLHDVLHRGGTSLPGKLATKIDPTILTSVADEYDVVLITGTNGKTLTTALTTRVLREKYSDVITNPSGSNMMQGIAGTMLTAKVRDARQKPLAILEVDEANIEEVARQLKPKAFVLTNIFRDQMDRYGEIYTTYEKILKGIRLFPEAMVIANADSPIFMRGNLPNPKIYYGFNHLPAVGDERAPHNTDGVLSPDDDTVLSYHFRTYANQGYYFSHSTEFKRPALDYAVTKINELTPRHSNVDIDGTPMQIEVGGLYNVYNALAAYAVGRWLGVNTDQIKHAFESNAQIFGRQEALQVHDKEVTIVLIKNPVGANQVLDMMKTDSEPFSLIALLNANYADGIDTSWIWDADFESLKTMGVQAVATGGERYKDLYVRLKMAGFGDHPTYPEIKDVIKAIDELPTKRVYIAATYTAMLQLREELAAQGFIKGGMGE
- the prfB gene encoding peptide chain release factor 2 produces the protein MELAEARRRLGEAKEEVEHLGESLDLDALTDQIAANEDEMAHPNFWDDHVAAQKVIDANNDLKNRRDDYLNLTNGVESVETAIELLAEMEDAEMMLELESDLDKLEKDLESYRLAQLLNEPYDKNNAILEIHPGSGGTESADWGENLRRMYTRWAEQHGFKVELMDYHPGDVAGLDSATLRISGHNVYGYLRSERGVHRFVRISPFDSAGRRHTSFVSIDVMPELDDSVEVDINPADVKMDVYRASGAGGQHINKTSSAVRLTHLPTGIVVASQQQRSQFQNKDTAYGMLKAKLYQLEMDKKEAERAKISGDQLENGWGSQIRSYVFHPYRMVKDHRTNFESGNPQAVMDGDLDGFINAYLQWKLAEQNPE
- the manA gene encoding mannose-6-phosphate isomerase, class I → MSEPLFLTPVLHEKMWGGVALREDFGYDIPSETTGEAWVVSGHPHGVTAVVGGQFAGQTLAEVWTTQPQLFENHDTTRQYPLLVKILDAHQDLSVQVHPDDTYANAHQPGELGKTESWYILDAKPDAKIYFGHNAMTHAAFDEMIDQQAWGELLRTVPVKPGAFFYVPAGTLHALGAGVLALETQQSSDLTYRVYDFDRVDHETGQKRALHLADAKAVTRVPFEPEQPEPSTINFGNSEKTTLVEAPYFNVYRVTVTGPAYFTKQAPYTQVTVVDGSGVLTVDGHDYDVQKGQSLILPANVEEWAFDGQLTMISSTPGFLSR
- a CDS encoding NAD(P)H-hydrate dehydratase; the protein is MTAELNSEILHEVFQKRAVNTHKGDYGRVLLIGGNKYLGGAILMAASASVDSGAGLTTVATDATNIGPLHARTPEAMAIDWADTVALAEQLEKSDVILVGPGMGTDEFAVQLLKTVLFGVTAKQILVVDGSAITMMAEHNLSFPLNTFTIATPHQGEWERLSNVMIKYQEDIPEMTELQRQNLNIDVLVLKKYHTQVISNDRHVELRIGGPFQATGGMGDTLAGMIAGFVGQFPEPRRATEAAVYAHSAIAEQLAGHNWVVKPSFVSSFIPNFIASIQTNL